The following proteins come from a genomic window of Deltaproteobacteria bacterium:
- a CDS encoding SDR family oxidoreductase, whose product MSFPPSQTILLTGASGFLGRHVLWHLLRRSDSGTRVYCLLRPEAGVDISQRLHALLTPAGGPLAAGARERCHAVSGDVSEAGWFHQRTPELPLAEVDRIIHCAATVKFDAPLAEARRINVDGTRYLLQLAEELHARGRLRRVDYFSTAFVAGKAAGRVYEDRLDPTQFNNTYEQTKWEAERLVREAQQRLPITIYRPSIIVGDSKTGYTSNFRVLYWPLKVLASGLVIVVPADRQGIVDVVPIDYVVEAFEALSRSVQSIGKCYHLAAGPERQSSCGELLELAAEFFGVRDPWMIPPQVSYRLVRPLLYSVFWGKRRALLRTGELYFPYFAYRASFDTSGARADLNGAGTEAPSVKHYFRNVMQFCRDTNWGRRPPAG is encoded by the coding sequence CATTTCCGCCCTCGCAAACCATCTTGCTGACGGGTGCCAGCGGCTTTCTCGGCCGCCACGTGTTGTGGCACCTGCTGCGCCGCAGCGATAGTGGGACGAGAGTATACTGCCTGCTGCGACCGGAGGCCGGCGTTGACATCAGCCAACGGCTGCACGCACTGCTGACGCCGGCTGGGGGACCGCTCGCTGCCGGCGCGCGTGAACGCTGTCACGCCGTCTCCGGAGACGTCAGCGAAGCCGGCTGGTTCCACCAGCGCACGCCGGAGTTGCCGCTGGCAGAAGTCGACCGGATCATCCACTGCGCCGCCACCGTCAAGTTCGACGCCCCGCTAGCCGAGGCGCGGCGGATCAACGTCGACGGTACGCGCTACCTGCTGCAGCTCGCCGAGGAGCTGCACGCCCGCGGGCGGTTGCGACGGGTGGACTATTTCAGCACCGCCTTCGTCGCCGGTAAGGCGGCCGGACGGGTCTACGAGGATCGCCTGGACCCGACTCAGTTCAACAACACGTACGAGCAAACCAAGTGGGAAGCGGAGCGGCTGGTGCGCGAGGCGCAGCAGCGGCTGCCCATCACTATCTACCGGCCGAGCATCATCGTCGGTGACTCGAAGACCGGTTACACGTCGAACTTCCGTGTCCTCTATTGGCCGCTGAAAGTCTTGGCCAGCGGCCTGGTGATCGTGGTGCCGGCCGATCGGCAGGGCATCGTTGACGTGGTCCCGATCGACTATGTGGTCGAGGCGTTCGAGGCCTTGAGCCGGAGCGTGCAGTCGATCGGCAAGTGCTACCACTTGGCCGCGGGTCCGGAGCGGCAAAGCTCGTGCGGTGAGCTATTGGAGTTGGCCGCCGAGTTCTTCGGTGTGCGCGACCCGTGGATGATTCCGCCGCAGGTTTCTTATCGACTGGTGCGGCCGTTGCTCTACAGCGTGTTCTGGGGCAAGCGGCGCGCGCTGCTGCGCACCGGCGAGCTGTATTTCCCCTACTTCGCGTACCGGGCGTCGTTCGATACCTCGGGGGCGCGCGCCGATCTGAACGGCGCCGGCACCGAGGCCCCGTCCGTGAAACACTACTTCCGCAACGTCATGCAGTTCTGTCGCGACACCAACTGGGGCCGAAGACCGCCGGCGGGCTAA